A segment of the Georgenia sp. M64 genome:
AGGTAGAGCACGCGCAGCACGGTGCCGAGGTCGCCTGGCCGGTCGAACCGGACATCCGCGACCGTCCGTTTGGCTCTGCAGATCCGCTGAGCCATGGTCGCCTCGGGGACGAGGTAGGCCCGGGCGATCTGACGTGTCGTGAGGCCGCCGACGGCCCGGAGCGTGAGCGCCACGGCCGAGGTGGGGGAGAGGGAGGGGTGGGCGCAGAGGAAGTACAGCCAGAGCGTGTCGTCCGTCCCCGTGGCCGGTCCGGGCGCGGGCTCGGCGTCGACCCTGACCTCGCGGCGACGTCGGGAGGCCTCGGCGCGCACCTCGTCGAGGAGCTTGCGCCAGGCGACGGTGACGAGCCAGGCCTTCGGGTCCCGCGGCGGGGCGGCCGGCCACACCCGCAGGGCCTCGAGCAGAGCCTCCTGGACCGCGTCCTCGGCGGCCGCGAAGCTCGCTCCGCGGCCGCCGAGGATCCCGATGACGGCAGGTGTCAGGCTCCGCAGCAGGGCCTCGTCCACCGACGGTGACTCCGTGACGGTCGGCGGCGCCGTGAGGAACGGGCGCAGCTCGAGCTACTCGTGGATCGGCCTGCCGCCGGCGCCCGGCGCCGCGGACAGCTCGCCGGCGAGCTCGAGAGCGCGCTCGTAGCTGTCGACGTCGATGACCATCCACCCGGCGATGAGGTCCTTCGTCTCCGCGAACGGGCCGTCGGTGACGGGTGGCCGCCCCTCGCCGTCGTAGCGGACGAAGGTGCCCTCGGGGGAGAGGGCCTGAGCGTCGACGAACTCTCCGGCGTCCTCGAGCCGGTCGGCGAAGTCGCGCATGTACTGCATGTGGGCCGAGATCTCCTCCGGTGTCCAGCGGTCCATCGGCACGTCGTTCACCGCCGCCGGGGCGCCGCGGTAGTGCTTGAGCAGCAGGTACTTGGCCATGGTCTCTCCTCGGTTCGGTACGGCCCATTGTGGCCGTGCTCACCCCGGGGACGGAGCCGAGGATGCGTTCTCGACATCGCCCGGTGGGCGTTCCGGCTCGGGGCGGCGCCGGTGCGGCCCA
Coding sequences within it:
- a CDS encoding YciI family protein; translated protein: MAKYLLLKHYRGAPAAVNDVPMDRWTPEEISAHMQYMRDFADRLEDAGEFVDAQALSPEGTFVRYDGEGRPPVTDGPFAETKDLIAGWMVIDVDSYERALELAGELSAAPGAGGRPIHE